One genomic window of Xanthobacter dioxanivorans includes the following:
- a CDS encoding alpha/beta hydrolase has product MSKLVLDAAVFTDAAVAVDTRMVNDAIVKALQAIPDRWAVPLPEIRAARAAGKGVFPLAPESPRARAETIPGPRGPVPVRIYMPDGAPRGVYLHIHGGGWTLGSARENESLLDRIAANCGLAVVSVDYALAPEVPYPAAPDDCEAAALWLVKEGRARFGTDRFAIGGESGGATLAVATLARLRDRHLLSPFSAAVLTAGCYDLRLTPSARNWGDLPLVLNTRDITFFVNNYLRLEGKVDDPDVSPLLGNLKGLPKALFSVGTRDALLDDTLFMAGAWMAAGNGAALDVYPGGCHVFIGFPGSLTDQALKRIDTFLSDF; this is encoded by the coding sequence ATGTCGAAGCTGGTTCTCGATGCCGCCGTTTTCACCGATGCCGCCGTCGCCGTCGACACGCGCATGGTGAACGATGCCATCGTCAAGGCGCTTCAGGCGATCCCCGACCGCTGGGCGGTGCCGCTGCCGGAGATCCGCGCCGCGCGCGCCGCCGGCAAGGGCGTGTTCCCGCTGGCGCCGGAAAGCCCGCGGGCGCGCGCGGAGACCATTCCAGGCCCGCGCGGCCCGGTGCCGGTGCGCATCTACATGCCGGACGGCGCCCCCAGGGGGGTCTATCTCCACATCCATGGCGGCGGCTGGACCCTCGGCTCGGCGCGCGAGAACGAATCGCTGCTCGACCGCATCGCCGCCAATTGCGGGCTGGCCGTGGTTTCCGTGGACTATGCGCTCGCGCCCGAAGTGCCCTATCCCGCCGCGCCCGACGATTGCGAGGCGGCGGCCCTGTGGCTGGTGAAGGAAGGCCGGGCGCGCTTCGGTACGGATCGCTTCGCCATCGGCGGGGAATCGGGCGGGGCCACGCTCGCGGTGGCCACCCTGGCGCGCCTGCGGGACCGCCACCTGCTCAGCCCGTTCTCGGCGGCGGTGCTGACGGCGGGCTGCTACGACCTGCGCCTCACCCCGTCCGCCCGCAATTGGGGCGACCTGCCGCTGGTGCTCAACACCCGCGACATCACCTTCTTCGTGAACAATTATCTCAGGCTCGAGGGCAAGGTGGACGACCCGGATGTCTCGCCGCTGCTCGGCAACCTCAAGGGCCTGCCGAAGGCGCTGTTCAGCGTGGGCACGCGCGACGCGCTGCTCGACGACACGCTGTTCATGGCCGGCGCCTGGATGGCCGCCGGCAACGGGGCAGCGCTCGATGTCTATCCCGGCGGCTGCCACGTCTTCATCGGCTTCCCCGGCAGCCTCACCGACCAGGCCCTGAAGCGCATCGACACCTTCCTGAGCGACTTCTGA
- a CDS encoding response regulator transcription factor yields the protein MGEDAGSALHLVIADDHPLFRGALREAVLGRHADAAIEEVGTFDDLTALLERDTDFDLILLDLTMPGARGFSGLIYLRAQYTAIPVVVVSGNEEPAVIRRCLDLGASGFIPKTMGVGHMRDAVAGVLKGDTFVPPDISLTTKADVETDAIIARLATLTPQQVRVLMMLSEGRLNKQIAYELSVSEATVKAHVSAILQKLGVESRTQAVIAVSKVESGLWSQHQA from the coding sequence TTGGGAGAAGACGCCGGGAGCGCCCTGCACCTCGTCATCGCCGACGACCACCCCCTGTTCCGCGGCGCCCTCCGGGAAGCGGTCCTGGGCCGCCACGCGGATGCCGCGATCGAGGAAGTCGGCACCTTCGACGACCTCACCGCGCTGCTCGAGCGCGATACGGATTTCGACCTGATCCTGCTCGACCTCACCATGCCCGGCGCCCGGGGCTTCTCCGGCCTCATCTATCTGCGCGCGCAATACACCGCGATCCCGGTGGTGGTGGTCTCGGGCAACGAGGAGCCGGCGGTGATCCGCCGCTGCCTCGACCTCGGCGCCTCCGGCTTCATTCCCAAGACCATGGGCGTCGGCCACATGCGCGATGCCGTCGCCGGCGTGCTGAAGGGCGACACCTTCGTGCCGCCGGACATCAGCCTCACCACCAAGGCGGACGTGGAGACCGACGCCATCATCGCCCGCCTCGCCACCCTCACGCCGCAGCAGGTGCGGGTGCTGATGATGCTGTCCGAGGGCCGGCTCAACAAGCAGATCGCCTATGAGCTCAGCGTGTCCGAGGCGACTGTGAAGGCCCATGTCTCGGCCATCCTGCAGAAGCTCGGGGTGGAGAGCCGCACCCAGGCCGTGATCGCCGTGTCCAAGGTGGAATCCGGCCTGTGGAGCCAGCACCAGGCGTGA
- a CDS encoding secondary thiamine-phosphate synthase enzyme YjbQ, whose protein sequence is MARLTRSPATSVDEIRHAQARLAVDTPGEGFTEITAEAAAFLQEIGARTGVLTVLCRHTSASLTIQENADPDVRTDLLTALRGLAPRDFGWVHDTEGPDDMPAHVRTMLTDTSLSIPVSQGRMALGTWQGLYLVEHRARPHRREVVLAFTGATGHMT, encoded by the coding sequence ATGGCACGCCTCACCCGCAGCCCGGCGACGAGCGTGGACGAGATCCGCCACGCCCAGGCCCGCCTCGCCGTGGACACCCCCGGCGAGGGATTCACCGAGATCACCGCCGAGGCCGCCGCGTTCCTCCAGGAGATCGGCGCGCGCACCGGCGTGCTCACCGTCCTGTGCCGGCACACCTCGGCCTCCCTGACGATCCAGGAGAACGCCGACCCGGACGTGCGCACCGACCTCCTCACCGCGCTGCGCGGCCTCGCCCCGCGCGATTTTGGCTGGGTGCACGATACCGAGGGGCCGGACGACATGCCGGCGCACGTGCGCACCATGCTCACGGACACCAGCCTCTCCATCCCGGTCAGCCAGGGCCGGATGGCGCTGGGCACGTGGCAGGGCCTCTATCTGGTGGAGCATCGGGCAAGGCCCCACCGCCGCGAGGTTGTGCTGGCTTTCACCGGCGCGACCGGGCATATGACCTGA
- the holA gene encoding DNA polymerase III subunit delta: MVAVRPGDAEAALARRDRGKSVILIYGPDTGLVRERAEALVRRAVPDAHDPFALVRLEGEDVASDPRRLIDETSTIGLFGGERVVWLRAGSRNIVPALQPVLAGPCDALVVVEAGDLKKGAPLRALCENAPNALAIACYADTERDLARLVDTMMAEAGLGIDRDARELLVSLIGGDRLASRGEIAKLALYAQGQQRVTAEDVRLIVGDASALALDDVVDAALAGETREAVAALAKAFGAATRPDAVLGALLRALSAVHQMTLAVAGGSSPEQVVNSARPQVHFSRKPKLEKALRGLDPDRCLRALIAVDDAVLAARRNAALAASICERTVLQVAQQAGRRR; encoded by the coding sequence ATGGTCGCGGTGCGGCCCGGCGACGCCGAGGCGGCGCTCGCCCGGCGCGATCGCGGCAAGAGTGTCATCCTCATCTACGGGCCGGATACGGGCCTCGTGCGCGAGCGCGCCGAGGCGCTGGTGCGCCGGGCCGTGCCCGACGCCCATGATCCCTTCGCCCTGGTGCGCCTCGAGGGCGAGGATGTCGCCTCCGACCCGCGCCGCCTGATCGACGAGACCTCCACCATCGGCCTGTTCGGCGGCGAGCGGGTGGTGTGGCTGCGCGCCGGCAGCCGCAACATCGTCCCCGCCCTCCAGCCGGTGCTCGCCGGACCCTGCGACGCGCTGGTGGTGGTGGAGGCGGGCGACCTGAAGAAGGGCGCCCCGCTGCGCGCCCTGTGCGAGAACGCTCCCAACGCCCTCGCCATCGCCTGCTACGCGGATACCGAGCGCGACCTCGCGCGCCTCGTGGACACGATGATGGCCGAAGCCGGCCTCGGCATCGACCGGGACGCGCGCGAGCTTCTCGTCTCCCTCATCGGCGGTGACCGCCTCGCCTCGCGCGGGGAGATCGCCAAGCTCGCGCTTTATGCCCAGGGGCAGCAGCGGGTCACCGCCGAGGACGTGCGCCTCATCGTCGGCGACGCCTCCGCGCTCGCCTTGGACGACGTGGTGGATGCGGCCCTGGCCGGGGAAACGCGGGAGGCGGTCGCCGCCCTCGCCAAGGCGTTCGGCGCGGCGACGCGGCCGGACGCGGTGCTCGGCGCGCTCCTGCGCGCGCTTTCCGCCGTGCACCAGATGACGCTCGCGGTGGCCGGCGGATCGAGCCCCGAGCAGGTGGTCAATTCCGCCCGGCCGCAGGTGCATTTCTCGCGCAAGCCGAAGCTGGAGAAGGCCTTGCGCGGCCTCGATCCCGACCGCTGCCTGAGGGCGCTGATCGCGGTGGACGACGCCGTTCTCGCCGCCCGCCGCAACGCCGCCCTCGCCGCCTCCATCTGCGAGCGCACGGTGCTCCAGGTCGCCCAGCAGGCTGGGCGACGCCGCTAG
- the leuS gene encoding leucine--tRNA ligase, translating into MTQDRTPERAPERAQDRYNAREAEPRWQKTWAERGIFRTRNDDPRPKFFVMEMFPYPSGRIHIGHGRNYVMGDVLARYKRMQGFNVLHPMGWDAFGLPAENAAIERGIHPKSWTYENIASMREQLQLLGLSLDWNREIATCDPSYYVEQQRIFLDFLEAGLAYRKESEVNWDPVDNTVLANEQVIDGRGWRSGAIVERRKLSQWFLRITHFAQDLLDALDTLDRWPDKVRLMQRNWIGRSEGMEVLFEFSKASHAGGRLPAGAKALKVYTTRPDTLFGASFLALSPDHPLAQHLGQADPRVADFIAECKRGGTSAEEIETQEKKGWDTGLEVVHPLDDKRTVPVYVANFVLMDYGTGAIFGCPAHDQRDLDFARKYGLTVTPVVLPPETDPGAFSVGDVAYDGDGTLFNSGFLDGMSVPEAKEAVARQLERFRVGDQPQGTRRVNFRLRDWGISRQRYWGCPIPVIHCDSCGPVGVPRDQLPVELPDDVTFDRPGNPLDRARAWRDVPCPKCGKPARRETDTMDTFVDSSWYFLRYASDNVDKPLDKAAVAHWLPVDQYIGGIEHAILHLLYSRFFTRALKACGRVDLEEPFAGLFTQGMIVHETYKDQDGKWLFPEEVKILGNGRAVKIADGSDVVISPPEKMSKSKRNVVAPEVVADTYGVDCARWFMLSDTPPERDSEWTQGGIEGAWRFVQRIWRLVHEAVELGAAPGAPRPAAFSEAALGLRRATHGLAATVAEDIERLRFNVAVAHVHEFANAFGTAVAAARAAQAVPDDMAFALREAAKMVVGVIAPMTPHLAEECWVALGHGSLVAEAAWPAVDAALLRQDTVTLPIQINGKKRDDIVVPREATAAEVEAAVLKLESVQRALDGRAPKRIIVVPQRIVNVVA; encoded by the coding sequence ATGACCCAAGATCGCACGCCGGAGCGCGCCCCTGAGCGTGCGCAAGACCGCTATAATGCCCGTGAAGCCGAACCCAGGTGGCAGAAGACCTGGGCCGAGCGCGGCATCTTCCGCACGCGCAACGACGATCCGCGCCCGAAATTCTTCGTCATGGAGATGTTCCCCTATCCCTCGGGGCGCATCCATATCGGCCATGGCCGCAACTATGTGATGGGCGACGTGCTCGCGCGCTACAAGCGCATGCAGGGCTTCAACGTGCTCCATCCCATGGGCTGGGACGCCTTCGGCCTGCCGGCGGAGAACGCCGCCATCGAGCGCGGCATCCATCCCAAGAGCTGGACCTACGAGAACATCGCCTCCATGCGCGAGCAGCTCCAGCTGCTCGGCCTGTCCCTCGACTGGAATCGCGAGATCGCCACCTGCGACCCGTCCTATTACGTGGAGCAGCAGCGCATCTTCCTCGACTTCCTGGAGGCGGGCCTCGCCTATCGCAAGGAGAGCGAGGTCAACTGGGACCCGGTGGACAACACCGTGCTCGCCAACGAGCAGGTGATCGACGGGCGCGGCTGGCGCTCGGGCGCCATCGTGGAGCGGCGCAAGCTCAGCCAGTGGTTCCTGCGCATCACCCACTTCGCCCAGGACCTGCTCGACGCCCTCGACACGCTCGACCGCTGGCCGGACAAGGTGCGCCTGATGCAGCGCAACTGGATCGGCCGCTCGGAAGGCATGGAGGTGCTGTTCGAGTTCTCGAAGGCTTCCCACGCCGGCGGCAGGCTGCCGGCCGGCGCCAAGGCGCTGAAGGTCTACACCACGCGGCCGGACACCCTGTTCGGCGCGTCCTTCCTCGCGCTCTCGCCGGACCATCCGCTGGCGCAGCACCTGGGGCAGGCGGATCCGCGCGTCGCCGACTTCATCGCCGAGTGCAAGCGTGGCGGCACCTCGGCCGAGGAGATCGAGACCCAGGAGAAGAAGGGCTGGGATACCGGCCTGGAGGTGGTCCATCCGCTGGACGACAAGCGCACCGTGCCGGTCTACGTGGCCAACTTCGTGCTCATGGACTACGGCACCGGCGCCATCTTCGGCTGCCCGGCCCACGACCAGCGCGACCTCGACTTCGCCCGCAAGTACGGCCTCACGGTCACCCCGGTGGTGCTGCCGCCGGAGACCGATCCCGGCGCGTTCAGCGTCGGCGACGTGGCTTATGACGGGGACGGCACCCTGTTCAACTCGGGCTTCCTCGATGGCATGAGCGTGCCGGAGGCCAAGGAGGCGGTGGCCCGCCAGCTGGAGCGCTTCCGCGTCGGCGACCAGCCGCAGGGCACGCGGCGGGTGAATTTCCGCCTGCGCGACTGGGGCATCTCGCGCCAGCGCTACTGGGGCTGCCCCATCCCGGTGATCCATTGCGACAGCTGCGGCCCCGTGGGCGTGCCCCGCGACCAGCTGCCGGTGGAGCTGCCCGACGACGTGACCTTCGACCGTCCCGGCAACCCGCTGGACCGGGCCAGGGCCTGGCGCGACGTGCCGTGCCCCAAATGCGGCAAGCCCGCGCGGCGCGAGACGGACACCATGGACACCTTCGTGGATTCGTCCTGGTACTTCCTGCGCTATGCCTCGGACAACGTGGACAAGCCGCTGGACAAGGCGGCGGTGGCCCACTGGCTGCCGGTGGACCAGTATATCGGCGGCATCGAGCACGCCATTTTGCACCTGCTCTATTCGCGCTTCTTCACCCGGGCGCTGAAGGCCTGCGGGCGCGTCGACCTGGAGGAGCCGTTCGCCGGCCTGTTCACCCAGGGCATGATCGTCCACGAGACCTACAAGGACCAGGACGGCAAGTGGCTGTTCCCGGAGGAGGTCAAAATCCTCGGCAACGGACGGGCGGTGAAGATCGCCGACGGCTCGGACGTGGTCATCTCCCCGCCGGAGAAAATGTCCAAGTCCAAGCGCAACGTGGTCGCCCCCGAGGTGGTGGCGGATACCTACGGCGTGGACTGCGCCCGCTGGTTCATGCTCTCCGACACCCCGCCCGAGCGCGACAGCGAATGGACGCAGGGCGGCATCGAGGGCGCCTGGCGCTTCGTGCAGCGCATCTGGCGCCTGGTGCACGAGGCGGTGGAGCTCGGCGCCGCCCCGGGCGCGCCCCGCCCGGCGGCGTTTTCCGAGGCGGCCCTCGGCCTGCGACGGGCCACCCACGGCCTGGCGGCGACGGTCGCCGAGGATATCGAGCGGCTGCGCTTCAACGTGGCGGTCGCCCATGTGCACGAATTCGCCAATGCCTTCGGCACCGCGGTCGCGGCGGCGCGGGCGGCGCAGGCGGTGCCGGACGACATGGCCTTCGCCCTGCGCGAGGCGGCGAAAATGGTGGTGGGCGTGATCGCGCCCATGACGCCGCATCTGGCCGAGGAATGCTGGGTGGCGCTGGGCCACGGGAGCCTCGTGGCCGAGGCGGCGTGGCCGGCGGTGGACGCCGCCCTGCTGCGCCAGGACACGGTCACACTTCCGATCCAGATCAATGGCAAGAAGCGCGACGATATCGTCGTCCCGCGTGAAGCCACGGCCGCGGAAGTGGAAGCGGCGGTGCTGAAACTCGAAAGTGTCCAAAGGGCACTCGACGGACGCGCGCCGAAGCGTATCATCGTGGTGCCGCAGAGGATCGTGAATGTCGTTGCCTGA
- a CDS encoding 2-hydroxychromene-2-carboxylate isomerase: MPRTIDYYFSCVSPWTFLGHAPFMDAARRHGAKVAPHPVNLGPIFAETGGLPLPKRAPQRQRYRLVELQRWGVKRGVAFHVHPAFWPFDGALADRTIIAALLAGHPVDALLPRIFSGVWQRQENLGAPEVIAAIAEEVGLPGAALVAEAQGEAAEKAYIENRERAVAADVFGAPSYVLDGEVFWGQDRIDLLDDALSSGRPPFRPV, translated from the coding sequence ATGCCCCGCACCATCGATTACTATTTCTCCTGCGTCAGCCCGTGGACCTTCCTTGGCCATGCCCCCTTCATGGACGCGGCGCGGCGACATGGCGCGAAGGTCGCGCCCCATCCGGTCAACCTCGGCCCGATCTTCGCGGAAACGGGCGGGTTGCCGCTGCCGAAGCGGGCGCCGCAGCGCCAGCGTTACCGGCTGGTGGAGCTGCAGCGCTGGGGCGTGAAGCGCGGCGTCGCATTCCACGTCCATCCCGCATTCTGGCCGTTCGACGGCGCCCTTGCCGACCGCACCATCATCGCCGCGCTTCTGGCGGGCCATCCGGTGGACGCCCTCCTGCCGCGCATCTTCTCCGGCGTGTGGCAGCGGCAGGAGAATCTCGGCGCCCCCGAGGTGATCGCGGCGATCGCCGAGGAGGTCGGGCTGCCCGGCGCCGCGCTGGTGGCCGAGGCGCAAGGCGAGGCGGCGGAGAAAGCCTATATCGAGAACCGCGAGCGCGCGGTGGCCGCCGACGTGTTCGGCGCGCCGTCCTACGTGCTCGACGGGGAGGTGTTCTGGGGCCAGGACCGCATCGACCTCCTGGACGACGCCCTCTCCAGCGGCCGCCCGCCGTTCCGGCCGGTGTGA
- a CDS encoding sodium:proton antiporter, whose product MAALRRGMVLVLGSAATLALPLLAAVPAFAAEGLPVLDGARLSPLWAIPFVGMLLSIALFPLLASHFWHHHYGKVALFWGLAFVIPFAATYGASATTHEVVHTALLEYIPFIILLFALFTVSGGILITGNLKGTPSVNTALLGIGTLIASLIGTTGASMVLIRPLLRANDDRHHNVHTVVFFIFLVSNIGGSLTPLGDPPLFLGFLKGVNFFWTTTHLLHDTAVIAAILLVAYYLLDRYFYGKEPPRLQPDRTPETSEGIGLRGAQNVPLLGGIIGAILLSALWKPGISYDIYGTRVELQWIIRDVLLVVFAFVSLVITPKLVRERNGFDWEPIREVAKLFAAIFLTIIPVIAILKAGSRGAFSPLVELVTGPDGQPVNVWYFWLTGALSAFLDNAPTYLVFFNLAGGNPHQLMGPLAVTLEAISAGAVFMGALTYIGNAPNFMVLSIARHRGVKMPSFFGYMLWSFGFLLPCFALLTVLYFI is encoded by the coding sequence ATGGCAGCGCTGCGTCGCGGAATGGTCTTGGTTCTCGGTTCCGCAGCCACACTTGCCCTTCCCCTTCTTGCCGCCGTCCCCGCCTTCGCGGCGGAGGGCCTGCCGGTGCTCGACGGGGCGAGGCTCTCGCCGCTCTGGGCCATCCCCTTCGTGGGCATGCTGCTGTCCATCGCGCTCTTCCCGCTGCTCGCCAGTCATTTCTGGCACCACCATTACGGCAAGGTGGCGCTGTTCTGGGGGCTGGCCTTCGTCATCCCCTTCGCCGCGACCTACGGCGCGTCGGCGACGACGCACGAGGTGGTGCACACCGCGCTGCTCGAATACATCCCGTTCATCATCCTGCTGTTCGCCCTGTTCACGGTGTCCGGCGGCATCCTCATCACCGGCAACCTGAAGGGAACGCCGTCGGTGAACACGGCGCTCCTCGGCATCGGCACGCTGATCGCGAGCCTCATCGGCACCACCGGCGCCTCCATGGTGCTTATCCGCCCGCTGCTGCGCGCCAATGACGATCGCCACCACAACGTCCACACGGTGGTGTTCTTCATCTTCCTGGTGTCGAACATCGGCGGCTCGCTGACCCCCCTCGGCGACCCGCCGCTGTTCCTGGGCTTCCTCAAGGGGGTGAACTTCTTCTGGACCACCACCCACCTGCTGCACGACACGGCGGTGATCGCGGCCATCCTGCTTGTCGCCTACTACCTGCTGGACCGCTATTTCTACGGCAAGGAGCCGCCGCGGCTGCAGCCGGACCGGACCCCCGAGACGTCCGAGGGGATCGGCCTGCGCGGCGCCCAGAACGTGCCCCTGCTCGGCGGCATCATCGGCGCCATCCTCCTCAGCGCCCTGTGGAAGCCCGGCATTTCCTACGACATCTACGGCACCCGCGTGGAGCTGCAGTGGATCATCCGCGACGTGCTGCTCGTGGTCTTCGCCTTCGTCTCCCTCGTCATCACCCCCAAGCTGGTGCGCGAGCGCAACGGCTTCGACTGGGAGCCGATCCGCGAGGTGGCCAAGCTGTTCGCCGCCATCTTCCTCACCATCATACCGGTCATCGCCATCCTGAAGGCCGGCTCGCGCGGCGCCTTCTCGCCGCTGGTGGAGCTGGTCACGGGGCCGGACGGGCAACCGGTGAACGTCTGGTATTTCTGGCTCACCGGCGCGCTGTCCGCCTTCCTCGACAACGCGCCCACCTATCTCGTCTTCTTCAACCTCGCCGGCGGCAACCCGCACCAGCTCATGGGGCCGCTGGCGGTGACGCTGGAAGCGATCTCGGCCGGCGCGGTCTTCATGGGGGCGCTGACCTATATCGGCAACGCGCCGAACTTCATGGTCCTGTCCATCGCCCGCCACCGCGGCGTGAAGATGCCGAGCTTCTTCGGCTACATGCTGTGGTCGTTCGGCTTCCTCCTGCCGTGCTTCGCGCTGCTGACGGTGCTCTACTTCATCTGA
- a CDS encoding AmpG family muropeptide MFS transporter produces the protein MTDETLRPSEDAAPARRSLWDAIVVYTRPSVLVVILLGFSSGLPLALTGTTLSVWMTEVGVSLGSIGLFSLVGLPYTLKFLWAPLVDALDVPVLSRLLGRRRGWLLATQIALMAAIAFLGTQDPLAAPVMVVLGALAVATISATQDIVVDAFRVERLDTSEQAAGMAGYVAAYRIGMLVSGAGVIAIVAYLEHLDVPKASTWFWGYLCAAAFVVVGMIATFTAREPQAPAREEGAGALARVVSTAVGAFSEFLSREQALTILLFVLLYKFCDAFAGVLTAPFVISIGFDKATYAAIVKGVGLAAALAGGFAGGFVARYFPLVTCLWIGGILQMLSNLAFTAQAIIGVNVAALTATIVVENFTGAIGTVIFVAYLSALCGVRAHTATQYALLTALTAVGRTFLASGGGFVAEATGWPVFFIITVLTGLPGLVLLAWLQMKGHFRTLARENVDG, from the coding sequence ATGACCGACGAAACCCTGCGCCCGTCCGAAGACGCCGCTCCGGCCCGTCGCTCCCTGTGGGATGCCATCGTCGTCTACACGCGTCCGAGCGTGCTGGTGGTGATCCTGCTCGGCTTCTCGTCGGGCCTGCCCCTCGCGCTCACCGGCACCACCCTTTCCGTGTGGATGACCGAGGTGGGCGTCAGCCTCGGCAGCATCGGCCTGTTTTCCCTGGTGGGGCTGCCCTACACGCTGAAGTTCCTGTGGGCGCCCCTGGTGGACGCCCTCGACGTGCCGGTGCTGTCGCGCCTGCTCGGGCGGCGGCGCGGCTGGCTGCTGGCGACGCAGATCGCGCTCATGGCCGCCATCGCCTTCCTCGGCACCCAGGACCCCTTGGCCGCGCCGGTGATGGTGGTGCTCGGCGCCCTGGCGGTGGCGACCATCTCGGCGACGCAGGACATCGTGGTGGACGCGTTTCGCGTGGAGCGGCTCGACACCAGCGAGCAGGCCGCCGGCATGGCCGGCTACGTCGCCGCCTATCGCATCGGCATGCTGGTCTCGGGGGCGGGCGTCATCGCCATCGTCGCCTATCTCGAGCATCTCGACGTGCCGAAGGCAAGCACCTGGTTCTGGGGCTATCTGTGCGCCGCCGCCTTCGTGGTGGTGGGCATGATCGCGACCTTCACGGCGCGCGAGCCGCAGGCGCCCGCACGGGAGGAAGGCGCCGGCGCCTTGGCCCGGGTGGTCTCCACCGCGGTGGGTGCGTTCAGCGAGTTCCTCTCGCGGGAACAGGCGCTCACCATCCTTTTGTTCGTGCTGCTCTACAAGTTCTGCGACGCCTTCGCCGGCGTCCTGACGGCGCCGTTCGTCATCTCCATCGGCTTCGACAAGGCCACCTACGCCGCCATCGTGAAGGGCGTCGGCCTGGCCGCCGCCCTTGCGGGCGGGTTCGCCGGCGGGTTCGTCGCCCGCTACTTCCCGCTGGTGACCTGCCTGTGGATCGGCGGCATCCTGCAGATGCTGTCCAACCTCGCCTTCACCGCGCAGGCGATCATCGGCGTCAACGTGGCGGCGCTCACCGCCACCATCGTGGTGGAGAATTTCACCGGCGCCATCGGCACGGTGATTTTCGTGGCCTACCTCTCGGCCCTGTGCGGGGTGCGGGCGCACACCGCCACCCAATATGCCCTGCTCACCGCGCTGACCGCCGTGGGGCGCACCTTCCTCGCCTCGGGCGGCGGCTTCGTCGCCGAGGCGACGGGCTGGCCGGTGTTCTTCATCATCACCGTCCTCACCGGCCTGCCGGGGCTGGTGCTGCTGGCCTGGCTGCAGATGAAGGGCCATTTCCGCACCCTGGCGCGGGAAAACGTCGACGGCTGA
- the lptE gene encoding LPS assembly lipoprotein LptE — protein sequence MSLPDPSFLVSRPAPLLARLALVCALSGALAGCFQPLYADNSTVGGPALLDKYRDVEIIQVQGRVGNELRNDLIYALNGGDGNPKGAPLQMIISVDTSTSTALLNSASGLPENQIIRVTANWRLVKAGDEKKKTVTEGSASGTATIDTSDQRFANYSAGIDAEKRAARSVADQIKAQLTAYFIRTANTPGSGS from the coding sequence ATGTCGTTGCCTGATCCCTCGTTCCTGGTTTCGCGCCCCGCGCCGCTGCTGGCGCGGCTGGCGCTGGTGTGCGCGCTTTCCGGCGCGCTCGCCGGCTGCTTCCAGCCGCTCTATGCGGACAACTCGACGGTAGGCGGCCCCGCTTTGCTCGACAAGTACCGAGACGTGGAGATCATCCAGGTCCAGGGCCGGGTCGGCAACGAGCTGCGCAACGACCTGATCTATGCGCTCAACGGCGGCGACGGCAATCCCAAGGGCGCCCCGCTGCAGATGATCATCTCGGTGGATACCTCCACCTCCACCGCGCTCCTCAACTCGGCTTCCGGCCTGCCGGAGAACCAGATCATCCGGGTGACCGCCAACTGGCGCTTGGTGAAGGCCGGCGACGAGAAGAAGAAGACCGTTACCGAGGGGTCCGCCTCCGGAACCGCCACCATCGACACCAGCGACCAGCGCTTCGCCAACTACAGCGCCGGCATCGACGCGGAGAAGCGCGCCGCGCGCAGCGTGGCGGACCAGATCAAGGCCCAGCTCACCGCCTATTTCATCCGCACGGCGAACACGCCCGGCTCCGGAAGCTGA